The Centroberyx gerrardi isolate f3 chromosome 12, fCenGer3.hap1.cur.20231027, whole genome shotgun sequence genome has a window encoding:
- the LOC139925442 gene encoding G-protein coupled receptor 20-like, which yields MHSNSSESWVSINTSFPILPMIGGAGNRSGMEPYLQRLAHLDEGLYNDFYSLWIALMVVNSLIFLVGMVLNTVALYVFCFRTKPKTTSVIYTINLAVTDLLVNLSLPTRILLYYSGGACVTCSYLHIFSYFVNMYCSILFLTCICVDRYLAIVQVEASRRWRNSNVAKCVCVSVWLFAIVVTYSFLSTAFRHTGCCLSKLLFLTITEFFLPLVVIVVFTLRIMWALADRRLMQQSRERRRRAVQLLTTVLVIFTVCFTPFHIRQVLVYFYPDMPHHVIVYHLTVTLSSLNSCMDPVVYCFVTNNFQATMRSLFRRAEAEQTSGDIISMQHSSKASGGTVNAITNNVIVMTNIPPSPQRDSNLGKNNTL from the exons ATGCACTCCAACAGTTCTGAGTCCTGGGTTTCCATCAATACTTCGTTTCCCATTCTGCCCATGATTGGCGGTGCCGGTAACAGAAGTGGCATGGAGCCGTACCTTCAGAGACTGGCTCATCTAGACGAGGGGCTCTACAACGACTTCTACAGCCTCTGGATCGCTCTGATGGTCGTCAACTCTCTCATATTCCTG GTGGGCATGGTACTCAACACGGTGGCGCTGTACGTCTTCTGTTTCCGCACCAAGCCGAAGACCACCTCGGTCATCTACACCATCAACCTGGCGGTGACGGATCTGCTGGTGAACCTCTCTCTGCCGACCCGCATCCTGCTCTACTACAGCGGAGGAGCCTGCGTCACCTGCTCCTACCTGCACATCTTCAGCTACTTTGTCAACATGTACTGCAGCATCTTGTTTCTGACCTGCATCTGTGTCGACCGTTACCTCGCCATAGTGCAG GTTGAAGCGTCCCGTCGGTGGCGTAACTCCAACGtggccaagtgtgtgtgcgtgtcagtcTGGCTGTTTGCCATCGTGGTCACCTACTCCTTCCTCTCCACTGCTTTCCGGCACACGGGCTGCTGCCTGTCAaagctcctcttcctcaccatcACCGAGTTCTTCCTGCCCCTCGTCGTCATCGTGGTCTTCACCCTGAGGATCATGTGGGCGCTAGCTGACCGCCGCCTGATGCAGCAGAGCAG ggagaggaggaggagggcggtcCAGCTGCTGACCACCGTGCTGGTCATCTTCACCGTCTGCTTCACGCCCTTCCACATCCGACAG GTGCTGGTGTACTTCTACCCTGACATGCCTCACCATGTGATAGTCTACCACCTGACTGTCACTCTCAGCAGTTTGAATAGCTGTATGGATCCTGTGGTCTACTGCTTTGTAACTAATAATTTCCAG GCCACTATGAGAAGTCTGTTTCGTCGTGCCGAGGCCGAGCAGACTAgcggtgacatcatcagcatGCAGCACAGCTCCAAGGCCTCAGGAGGAACCGTCAATGCCATCACCAATAATGTGATTGTGATGACCAACATCCCCCCGTCACCGCAGAGAGACAGTAATCTGGGGAAAAACAATACGCTGTAA
- the LOC139925431 gene encoding solute carrier family 45 member 4 — MVPLKSNLPIMGGEGEEVVEEGEAPSLPEKKKPREKEEENGDEKEEEGRGARIPLRRWVMNGAVMFGREFCYAMETALVTPVLLQIGLPEQYYSLTWFLSPILGLVFTPVLGSASDRCTLRWGRRRPFILALCVGVLLGVALFLNGSLIGLSIGDTPSSQPIGIVLTMVGVVVLDFCADASEGPIRAYLLDVADTDEQDMALNIHAFSAGLGGAVGYMLGGLDWTDTTLGRAFKSQEQVLFLFAAIIFIISVTLHMLSIPEKPFTPTYQLKATGDRDSTSQLSLKPNGHSRRSLDVIGEEDAFAQAPSREDNNPGPEEGEMDFLGVDRVRSKSDSVLAMPDATIQLDPDLDPDAHHFLPETQEELEDAFLPSNHGTGSSSPPPPILPPPAPCGTPPLNDGMVYLEPRSLFWPQLKEQTDGPPPPPLLQISPSMEDTLLNTQVQETKAVNGVKVGGSTPGHSQPVKGSASTKLGNRPSNTSNPSRPHPHTFYRQPSFTFSYYGRVGSQRYRLRRLAGGGPQPITSSRSLNDLCELQRRAERRELQLSASSLSSESSSSEGGPEGGTTVRLLWLSMLRMPRQLWRLCVCHLLTWFSIIAEAVFYTDFMGQVIYHGDPTAPVNSTDLQNYNRGVQMGCWGLVVYAATAAVCSALLQKYLDNFDLSIKVIYIVGTLGFSLGTAVMAIFPNVYVAMVMISSMGIISMSISYCPYALLGQYHEIKEYIHHSPANSRRGFGIDCAILSCQVYISQILVASALGAVVEAVGSVRVIPMVASGGSFLGFLTALFLVIYPDGEASDPKQDQKLVGLPGEAGPSGERTSQEPALLRLTDRESFIKTEYHSVV, encoded by the exons ATGGTTCCTCTGAAATCAAACCTGCCTATaatgggaggagaaggggaggaggtggtggaggaaggggaggcCCCCAGCCtcccagagaagaagaaaccaagggagaaagaagaggagaatggagatgagaaagaggaggagggcagaggagcgCGAATCCCTCTGCGCCGCTGGGTAATGAACGGGGCGGTGATGTTCGGCCGCGAGTTCTGCTACGCCATGGAAACGGCCCTAGTGACACCAGTACTGCTTCAGATAG GTCTTCCAGAGCAGTATTACAGTTTAACCTGGTTCCTCAGTCCTATCCTGGGTCTGGTCTTCACTCCTGTGCTTGGCTCAGCCAGTGACCGCTGTACTCTTCGATGGGGCAGGAGAAGACCGTTCATCCTGGCCCTGTGTGTGGGCGTGCTGCTGGGAGTGGCACTGTTTTTAAATGGCTCGTTAATAG GCCTGTCCATTGGCGACACCCCCAGCAGCCAGCCAATTGGCATCGTCCTTACTATGGTAGGCGTGGTGGTGCTGGACTTTTGTGCCGACGCCTCTGAGGGACCAATCAGAGCTTACCTTCTAGATGTTGCTGACACCGATGAGCAAGATATGGCTCTAAATATCCACGCCTTCTCTgctg GGCTCGGCGGTGCAGTGGGCTACATGCTAGGTGGTCTAGACTGGACTGACACCACTCTGGGCCGTGCGTTTAAGTCCCAGGAACAGGTCCTCTTCCTCTTCGCggccatcatcttcatcatctccgTCACATTGCACATGCTCAGTATCCCTGAGAAACCTTTCACCCCCACCTACCAGCTCAAAGCCACAGGAGACAGGGACTCTACCAGCCAGTTGTCTTTAAAGCCCAATGGCCACTCCCGACGTTCCCTAGACGTGATTGGAGAGGAGGATGCCTTTGCTCAAGCCCCCTCCCGTGAGGACAACAACCCAGGTCCTGAGGAGGGGGAGATGGATTTCCTTGGTGTGGACCGTGTTCGGAGTAAAAGTGATTCAGTCTTAGCCATGCCGGATGCTACAATCCAATTGGATCCTGACCTTGACCCGGATGCGCATCACTTCCTACCAGAGACACAGGAAGAGTTAGAGGATGCCTTCCTGCCATCAAACCATGGCACTGGgtcctcgtctcctcctcctcctattctacctcctcctgctccttgtGGTACTCCTCCCCTTAATGATGGGATGGTGTACTTGGAACCCAGAAGCCTGTTTTGGCCTCAGCTTAAGGAGCAGACAGacggccctcctcctcctcctcttctgcagATCAGTCCTAGCATGGAGGACACTTTGCTAAACACACAG GTCCAGGAGACCAAGGCTGTCAACGGTGTCAAAGTCGGCGGGTCCACTCCCGGTCACTCCCAGCCAGTGAAAGGCAGCGCCTCCACCAAGCTGGGGAACCGCCCCTCCAACACCTCAAACCCATCACggccacacccacacaccttcTACAGACAA CcctccttcactttctcctACTACGGACGAGTGGGATCGCAGCGCTACCGACTCCGCCGGTTAGCCGGCGGCGGCCCTCAGCCAATCACGTCCTCCCGCAGTCTGAATGATTTGTGTGAGCTCCAGCGGCGTGCGGAGCGGCGGGAGCTGCAGCTGTCGGCCAGCAGCCTGTCGTCCGAGAGCTCCAGCAGCGAGGGGGGACCAGAGGGAGGCACGACTGTACGACTGCTCTGGTTGTCCATGTTGAGG ATGCCAAGGCAGCTgtggaggttgtgtgtgtgtcacctcctGACGTGGTTCTCCATTATAGCTGAAGCTGTTTTTTATACCGACTTCATGGGACAAGTCATCTACCATGGAGACCCCACA GCACCAGTTAACTCCACAGACCTGCAGAACTATAACAGAGGAGTCCAGATGGGCTGCTGGGGACTGGTGGTCtatgctgctactgctgctgtctgctctg ccctcCTTCAGAAGTACCTGGATAATTTTGACCTGAGCATTAAGGTCATCTACATTGTTGGAACTCTGGGATTCTCGTTAG GAACCGCTGTCATGGCGATATTCCCTAATGTttatgttgccatggtgatgatCAGTAGCATGGGCATTATCTCCATGAGTATCTCCTACTGTCCCTATGCTTTATTGGGACAATACCACGAAATCaaagag TATATCCACCACAGTCCTGCAAACTCTCGGAGAGGTTTTGGTATTGACTGTGCTATCTTATCATGCCAG GTCTATATCAGCCAGATTCTGGTAGCCTCGGCCCTGGGAGCTGTGGTAGAGGCAGTCGGCAGCGTGCGTGTCATTCCCATGGTGGCCTCTGGGGGCTCCTTCCTTGGCTTCCTTACTGCCCTGTTCCTAGTCATATACCCTGACGGAGAGGCCAGTGACCCAAAGCAGGACCAGAAATTGGTGGGTTTGCCCGGGGAGGCGGGCCCTAGTGGAGAAAGGACCAGCCAGGAGCCGGCTCTGctgagactgacagacagggagagttTTATAAAGACAGAGTACCACTCTGTTGTCTGA